A window of the Deltaproteobacteria bacterium genome harbors these coding sequences:
- a CDS encoding hydroxymethylglutaryl-CoA lyase, whose amino-acid sequence MLLTLEDETLRDGLQNESRIFSLDEKVRIFRQLVDSGIKRIQVGSFVHPRLVPQMANTDELVRVLTNVPEDVVLTALVLNAKGLERAQKCGLAHLSMSVSASDSHSRKNVGRPAKTALAEMTALIREARETGLSVRAGIQCAFGCVYEGEISEDTVLATAEYLAASGASEINLADTTGMAGPRQIRSLLRRIQGEFPEITISLHLHNTRGLGLVNTLAAYEEGIRLFDVCVGGLGGCPFVDGAGGNVPTEDAVHMFEAAGVPTGVDLQRICRLSELLEEMLARPLAGHMSRVLRKMQKIC is encoded by the coding sequence ATGCTGCTCACCCTAGAAGATGAAACACTACGCGACGGACTCCAGAACGAGAGTCGCATTTTTTCGCTGGACGAAAAAGTCCGCATTTTCCGGCAACTCGTTGATTCAGGGATAAAAAGAATCCAGGTTGGCTCATTCGTTCATCCTAGACTCGTGCCGCAAATGGCGAACACTGACGAACTGGTCAGGGTGTTGACTAACGTCCCTGAAGATGTGGTGCTGACGGCACTCGTACTGAATGCAAAAGGTCTAGAGAGAGCGCAAAAGTGTGGTCTGGCGCACCTGAGCATGTCAGTGTCTGCCAGCGACAGCCACAGCAGGAAAAATGTTGGCCGGCCAGCGAAGACTGCACTGGCAGAAATGACGGCTCTCATCAGAGAAGCAAGGGAAACCGGCCTGAGCGTGAGGGCGGGAATACAGTGCGCTTTCGGCTGCGTCTATGAGGGCGAGATTTCTGAGGACACGGTGCTGGCCACTGCAGAGTATCTGGCCGCTTCCGGAGCCAGCGAGATAAACCTGGCCGACACCACGGGAATGGCTGGCCCCAGGCAGATTCGAAGCTTGCTGCGCAGGATACAGGGTGAGTTTCCTGAGATAACCATTTCACTGCATTTGCACAACACCAGAGGACTGGGCCTGGTAAACACTCTGGCTGCCTATGAAGAAGGCATACGCCTCTTCGACGTCTGTGTTGGCGGCCTGGGTGGCTGCCCTTTCGTGGATGGGGCTGGCGGTAATGTGCCTACTGAAGATGCAGTGCATATGTTTGAAGCTGCAGGCGTTCCCACAGGGGTGGATTTGCAGAGAATCTGCCGACTCAGCGAACTGCTGGAAGAGATGTTAGCCAGACCCCTTGCCGGGCATATGAGCCGGGTGCTCAGGAAAATGCAGAAAATCTGCTGA
- a CDS encoding DUF302 domain-containing protein has product MRATVLAVLVSVLLASPSFAADGVVSLRSSYDVKTTADRLEKILQEKGMTVFIRIDHAKAASKVGKDLRPTELIIFGNPKVGTSLMLCSQTAGIDLPLKALIWQDQIGQVWLSYNDPNYLVWRHHMKGCQEVINKITSALQNFATAAASP; this is encoded by the coding sequence ATGCGTGCCACTGTTCTCGCTGTCCTGGTGAGTGTTCTGCTAGCAAGCCCCAGCTTTGCCGCTGATGGGGTAGTAAGCCTCAGGAGCAGTTACGATGTCAAGACAACAGCTGATAGATTGGAGAAGATCCTCCAGGAGAAGGGCATGACTGTCTTCATTAGAATTGATCATGCCAAGGCGGCAAGCAAGGTGGGCAAAGATCTTCGCCCTACAGAACTCATTATATTTGGCAACCCCAAGGTGGGCACCTCCCTGATGCTTTGCAGCCAAACAGCTGGCATCGATCTTCCTCTAAAAGCCCTGATCTGGCAGGATCAAATCGGTCAGGTGTGGCTGTCGTACAATGATCCCAATTATCTTGTCTGGCGCCATCATATGAAAGGCTGCCAGGAGGTGATAAACAAGATAACCTCCGCCTTGCAAAACTTCGCCACTGCCGCTGCCAGTCCTTGA
- a CDS encoding ThiF family adenylyltransferase, with translation MFEDRLDRQLRIPGWNQSVLERAKIGVVGDSDYLASHYLLAAAALGICNLVVIAPWLHEGLADAASQLNPKLRLTHVEGFYTHPMWDDIFRDCQLIVDLSQFGLANKLMLNRAYQDDVPLVRAFCYQKNNEQGCKVFTYRKGREWQELEEIVCARQLPGECVHDGILGIIAAGLALEDTKNVLLGWPVPSEVVSYKSKQVVIDSATKKICVVGAGALGNFVGLALGFSGFRHITFIDPDVVEVTNLNRQVLLHAGVGSNKAEILARRLNSMFTTEAVAVVDYLSRDSDISGFDVVFDCVDNFESRIVISELCQLTGKMLVSGGSNVAAGQVIVYSPGSNDGTPAELLGLQEIVAERQISSFRRLRESCIYRPEPSVIMTNQIIAGIMVDSYRLVLAGEQPANVFYDASSDLRFAS, from the coding sequence ATGTTTGAAGATAGACTGGACAGACAGCTGCGGATTCCGGGTTGGAATCAGAGTGTTCTCGAGCGCGCCAAGATAGGTGTTGTTGGCGATTCCGACTACCTCGCCTCTCACTACTTGCTGGCCGCTGCAGCTCTTGGCATCTGTAACCTGGTGGTGATTGCTCCATGGTTGCACGAGGGGCTCGCAGACGCGGCAAGTCAGCTGAATCCCAAGCTGAGATTGACGCATGTCGAGGGATTCTACACGCATCCCATGTGGGACGATATTTTTCGTGACTGCCAGCTAATAGTTGATCTGAGTCAGTTTGGCCTTGCCAACAAGCTGATGCTCAACAGAGCCTACCAGGATGACGTTCCACTTGTCAGGGCCTTCTGCTACCAGAAAAACAATGAGCAGGGCTGCAAGGTATTCACCTACAGGAAAGGGCGCGAGTGGCAGGAGCTCGAAGAGATCGTCTGTGCCAGACAGCTGCCGGGAGAATGTGTGCATGACGGCATTCTGGGGATAATTGCTGCTGGTCTGGCATTGGAAGATACCAAGAACGTTTTGCTGGGATGGCCAGTACCCAGTGAAGTCGTTTCTTACAAGAGCAAGCAGGTGGTCATCGACAGTGCCACCAAGAAGATCTGTGTGGTAGGGGCGGGAGCGCTCGGGAACTTTGTCGGCCTTGCCCTGGGATTTTCTGGTTTTCGACACATTACCTTTATTGATCCCGATGTGGTGGAAGTAACCAACCTCAACAGACAGGTGCTATTGCATGCCGGCGTTGGTTCCAACAAAGCTGAAATCCTTGCCAGGCGACTCAATTCTATGTTCACCACAGAGGCGGTAGCTGTGGTGGACTATCTGAGCAGGGACAGTGACATCTCTGGGTTTGATGTGGTCTTCGACTGTGTGGACAATTTTGAAAGCAGAATTGTTATAAGCGAACTGTGTCAGCTTACGGGAAAGATGCTGGTGAGCGGCGGCAGCAACGTGGCTGCAGGCCAGGTCATTGTCTACAGCCCCGGCAGCAATGATGGTACCCCTGCTGAGCTTCTGGGTCTGCAAGAGATTGTTGCGGAAAGACAGATCTCTTCATTCAGACGGTTGCGAGAGTCGTGTATATACCGGCCAGAGCCCTCCGTCATTATGACAAATCAGATCATCGCCGGCATAATGGTTGACAGCTATCGCCTTGTGCTGGCCGGTGAGCAGCCTGCCAATGTCTTTTACGACGCAAGCAGCGATTTGAGGTTCGCCAGCTGA
- a CDS encoding AAA family ATPase: MYESISRESRRRIQEKIDKLRELQANETVEHIVEFDKTPAELKAEMDRFIIGQEKGKRVIATAIAYHYRRLGHALKEAMVENGQDIDRALRQTRTPKANILMIGPTGCGKTYTGETASALVGVPFVVEDMTKFSEVGYVGQNTSDILVDLLIAGGGNSQVAQMGIVYLDELDKIATEQAAYKDVSGKGVQKGLLKMVEGVENTIELGRERLMLSTRHVLFIAGGVYDKIDDIVKNRMEEHGLKGDWKEYLLTEDLVSFGMERQLMARFPVRVVYNSLTTQNLKEILTKSEDSPLRAYSNDLRAWDIELKVTDEALTEMARHATKEGIGARGLTSILHRVLLDKMYELPGKHQGEFVVNGSYVKARLS, from the coding sequence ATGTATGAGAGTATATCACGTGAAAGCCGCAGAAGGATTCAAGAAAAGATAGATAAGCTTCGGGAGCTGCAGGCCAATGAAACGGTGGAACATATTGTGGAGTTTGACAAGACCCCGGCAGAGCTCAAAGCAGAAATGGACAGGTTCATTATTGGCCAGGAGAAGGGCAAGAGGGTTATTGCTACGGCAATTGCGTACCATTATCGCAGGCTGGGGCACGCACTGAAGGAGGCCATGGTAGAGAATGGTCAAGATATTGACAGAGCACTGAGGCAAACCAGGACGCCGAAGGCGAACATATTGATGATAGGTCCCACTGGTTGCGGCAAGACCTACACCGGGGAGACCGCCTCGGCACTGGTTGGTGTGCCTTTTGTGGTGGAGGACATGACCAAATTCAGTGAGGTAGGATATGTGGGGCAAAACACCAGCGATATCCTGGTAGATCTTCTCATAGCAGGAGGAGGCAATTCACAAGTGGCCCAGATGGGAATTGTCTATCTGGATGAGCTTGACAAGATAGCCACTGAACAGGCGGCTTACAAGGATGTCTCCGGCAAAGGAGTACAGAAAGGGCTCCTCAAAATGGTGGAAGGCGTAGAAAATACCATCGAACTTGGCAGAGAGAGGTTGATGTTGTCCACCAGACACGTGCTGTTCATTGCTGGCGGGGTATATGACAAGATCGATGATATTGTCAAGAACCGCATGGAGGAGCACGGGCTCAAAGGTGACTGGAAAGAATACCTCCTCACCGAAGACCTGGTCTCTTTTGGCATGGAAAGACAACTCATGGCCCGCTTTCCGGTGAGGGTTGTCTACAATTCTCTGACCACCCAGAATTTGAAAGAGATTCTTACCAAGAGTGAAGATAGTCCCTTGCGAGCCTACAGCAATGATCTGAGGGCCTGGGATATAGAGCTCAAGGTTACGGATGAGGCCTTGACCGAAATGGCGCGGCATGCCACCAAAGAGGGCATTGGGGCGCGAGGCTTGACGAGCATCCTGCACAGGGTACTGCTGGACAAGATGTACGAGCTGCCGGGTAAACACCAGGGAGAATTCGTGGTAAATGGCAGCTACGTGAAAGCGAGGCTTTCATGA
- a CDS encoding transglutaminase domain-containing protein yields MKESRAIYLQPTAIIDSDQLPVERYAKQTVAGCYDQVEQAVRLYLAVRDGIRYDPYCAFHLPVHYQASKVLAKGRGFCVPKASLLCALARACGIPTRLGFATVRNHLATKQLLDFLGSNLFVYHGFVEFYLEGKWVKATPTFNRELCERHGVPPLEFDGRHDSLFHPYDAQNNRFMEYVAHHGTFADVPVDLIVAAWKDAYGEARVQEWIQLFAEKEGVAAARDFTRETVCKD; encoded by the coding sequence ATGAAAGAGAGCAGGGCAATCTATCTACAGCCTACGGCAATCATAGACAGCGATCAGCTACCTGTGGAAAGGTATGCGAAACAAACAGTCGCTGGCTGCTACGATCAGGTTGAACAGGCAGTGAGACTATATCTGGCTGTGCGAGATGGTATCCGCTACGATCCATACTGCGCCTTTCACCTGCCGGTCCACTACCAGGCAAGCAAAGTACTGGCAAAGGGCAGGGGCTTCTGCGTTCCCAAGGCGTCATTGTTGTGCGCTCTGGCCCGCGCCTGTGGCATCCCGACGCGGCTCGGATTTGCCACGGTACGCAATCATCTGGCCACAAAGCAGCTTCTTGATTTTCTGGGCAGCAACCTCTTTGTGTATCACGGCTTCGTCGAGTTCTATCTAGAAGGCAAATGGGTGAAGGCCACGCCTACTTTCAATCGAGAGCTTTGCGAGCGGCACGGAGTGCCGCCTCTGGAGTTTGATGGGCGGCATGACTCCCTCTTCCACCCTTACGACGCGCAGAACAACCGCTTCATGGAATACGTTGCCCACCACGGTACCTTTGCAGACGTTCCAGTGGACCTTATAGTGGCTGCCTGGAAAGATGCTTACGGTGAAGCGCGAGTGCAGGAGTGGATTCAGCTATTTGCCGAAAAGGAAGGAGTCGCCGCGGCTCGTGATTTTACCCGTGAAACTGTGTGCAAAGATTGA
- a CDS encoding DUF1318 domain-containing protein yields MKGSRKTAKVLVVFGILTVFACVTINIYFPEKEVESVAGEIVSDIRGKNTEEKEQSPKKDQESLLQYELFHLTALEAWAGEVTTVSNPTIRALKKEMKARYSLTKPYYQNGNLKEGQDGYVSVAHTKGLGLKEKRDLQTLVDAENRDRKRLYAEVAKALKIDPSQTNKVAKIFAKEWQKNLP; encoded by the coding sequence ATGAAAGGTTCTCGGAAGACGGCGAAAGTTTTGGTTGTTTTCGGTATACTCACAGTATTTGCCTGCGTAACTATCAACATCTATTTCCCTGAAAAAGAGGTGGAATCAGTTGCCGGGGAGATTGTCAGTGACATTCGAGGCAAGAATACAGAAGAAAAAGAGCAGTCCCCCAAGAAGGACCAAGAATCGCTACTGCAATATGAGCTATTTCATCTGACCGCTCTCGAGGCGTGGGCTGGCGAAGTGACCACAGTTTCCAACCCGACCATACGGGCGTTGAAGAAGGAGATGAAAGCCCGCTATAGTCTCACGAAGCCCTATTACCAGAATGGCAACCTCAAAGAAGGCCAGGATGGCTATGTGTCAGTGGCCCATACCAAGGGCTTGGGGCTAAAAGAAAAGAGAGATTTGCAGACTCTGGTGGATGCCGAAAACCGCGATCGTAAAAGATTATATGCGGAAGTTGCCAAAGCACTGAAGATAGATCCTTCCCAGACCAACAAAGTAGCAAAGATCTTTGCCAAAGAGTGGCAGAAAAATCTGCCGTAG
- a CDS encoding LysM peptidoglycan-binding domain-containing protein, giving the protein MAWKLLYRKKVCALAMGIMTLLCLAAEAGGKEDHSHGRFVHVVATGETLDRIARQYLPLTESLTTSDLTEQIKKLNHLKGSLIHPKQQLIVPLVRSTPLKAKTIAKQRDFLAKGIYVNRYSMACQKITRLADTLLANGGNTVILDGKDMSGKLSYTSKVPLARSIGASNCAAVSDPAKLFHYLHQKGLHIGVRLVLFYDPLLARKRPEFALRSSVNGAPVMDNGKIAWVDPARVEVQDYCIEIAKEVAAMGVDEIQFDYIRFPTVALGEGDARDDEPGKISRDEIITRFLARAYRELQPYKVLLSIDVFGITAWDRVEDVAMTGQNIAALAAHCDVISPMIYPSHFYNRFHGLANPGDAPFLLVSKTCARFAALLKGSRVTVRPWIQAFPFGTKKFNGEYVVQQLLALKESKSRGWLLWSAGNAYDVAWEGLAQWQEMESNAGRQFTYMFSR; this is encoded by the coding sequence TTGGCCTGGAAACTATTGTACAGGAAAAAGGTTTGTGCCCTGGCCATGGGAATAATGACGCTGTTGTGCTTGGCTGCGGAGGCTGGCGGCAAGGAAGATCATTCTCATGGCAGATTTGTTCATGTGGTAGCCACTGGTGAGACGCTCGACAGAATAGCTCGCCAGTATCTGCCTTTGACAGAGTCACTTACTACGAGCGATCTCACTGAGCAGATCAAGAAACTCAACCACCTCAAAGGGTCTCTTATCCACCCGAAACAACAGCTCATTGTACCTTTGGTGAGATCAACGCCGCTGAAAGCCAAGACCATTGCCAAGCAGAGAGATTTCCTCGCAAAAGGCATTTATGTGAACCGCTATTCCATGGCCTGCCAGAAGATCACCAGGCTGGCCGATACTCTGCTTGCCAATGGCGGCAATACGGTCATCCTGGACGGCAAGGATATGTCGGGAAAACTGTCGTACACTTCAAAGGTCCCTCTGGCCAGGTCCATTGGGGCCAGCAACTGTGCAGCAGTCAGTGATCCAGCAAAGCTATTTCACTATCTACATCAGAAAGGATTGCACATCGGTGTCAGGCTGGTGCTCTTCTACGATCCACTTCTGGCCAGAAAGCGGCCTGAATTCGCCCTGCGTTCATCAGTGAATGGGGCACCAGTAATGGACAACGGCAAAATCGCCTGGGTCGATCCAGCCAGAGTGGAGGTGCAGGACTACTGCATAGAGATTGCAAAAGAAGTGGCTGCCATGGGTGTTGACGAGATACAGTTCGACTATATTCGCTTTCCCACAGTTGCCCTGGGCGAGGGTGATGCCCGTGATGATGAGCCAGGAAAAATCAGCAGGGATGAAATTATAACCAGGTTTCTTGCCAGGGCCTATCGAGAGCTGCAACCGTACAAAGTGCTGCTATCCATTGATGTCTTTGGCATAACAGCCTGGGATCGTGTGGAAGATGTGGCCATGACCGGCCAGAACATAGCAGCCCTGGCAGCACATTGCGACGTGATATCTCCGATGATTTATCCATCGCATTTCTACAACCGATTTCACGGCCTGGCCAATCCAGGCGATGCCCCCTTCTTATTGGTTTCCAAGACGTGTGCCCGGTTTGCAGCGCTGCTCAAAGGCAGCAGGGTGACTGTGCGTCCGTGGATTCAGGCCTTTCCCTTCGGGACCAAGAAGTTCAACGGAGAGTACGTGGTTCAACAGCTCTTGGCATTGAAGGAGTCGAAATCACGAGGCTGGCTGCTCTGGAGTGCCGGCAATGCCTATGATGTGGCCTGGGAGGGGCTGGCACAATGGCAGGAGATGGAAAGCAATGCGGGACGCCAGTTTACCTATATGTTTTCACGCTAA
- a CDS encoding SDR family oxidoreductase: MRLAGKTALVTGGASGIGRAVAIALAREGAGVVIADLNVAGGEETVEMVRSMGGDALFVHTDVTKGIQVKAAVTTVVEKYGRIDCAHNNAGIAGVQGLTADCAEELWDEVMQTNLKGVWLCMKYEIPAMRAQGGGVIVNTSSVAGLVGLWGWSPYVASKHGVVGLTKAAALEYARDNIRINAVCPSIVGTPMAAAFTQGEQKVEQLILAQQPMGRMAEPEEVAEAVVWLCSDAASYVTGHTLAVDGGFLAH, encoded by the coding sequence ATGAGACTTGCTGGAAAAACAGCACTTGTTACTGGTGGGGCGTCTGGCATTGGCAGAGCCGTGGCCATTGCTCTGGCAAGAGAAGGCGCCGGCGTGGTCATTGCTGATTTAAATGTTGCCGGTGGGGAAGAAACTGTGGAAATGGTCCGCTCCATGGGTGGAGATGCTTTGTTCGTGCACACTGATGTGACAAAGGGGATACAGGTAAAGGCAGCGGTGACTACGGTAGTGGAAAAGTACGGCAGGATTGATTGTGCCCACAACAATGCCGGCATTGCTGGAGTTCAAGGCCTGACCGCTGACTGTGCTGAAGAGCTCTGGGATGAGGTCATGCAAACCAATCTCAAGGGAGTCTGGCTGTGCATGAAATACGAAATTCCGGCAATGAGGGCTCAGGGTGGAGGCGTCATTGTCAACACCTCTTCAGTGGCAGGTCTGGTAGGGCTCTGGGGCTGGTCGCCCTATGTGGCCAGCAAACACGGCGTCGTGGGTCTGACAAAAGCGGCAGCTCTTGAATATGCCAGAGACAACATCCGTATCAATGCTGTCTGTCCAAGTATTGTGGGCACACCCATGGCTGCGGCTTTCACGCAGGGGGAGCAAAAAGTTGAGCAGCTGATTTTGGCTCAGCAGCCTATGGGCCGAATGGCAGAGCCGGAGGAAGTGGCTGAGGCTGTGGTCTGGCTTTGTTCCGACGCTGCTTCTTACGTGACTGGCCATACTCTAGCTGTTGACGGTGGTTTCCTGGCGCATTAG
- a CDS encoding NAD(P)H-quinone oxidoreductase — MKCAVIEKFGREVNNLVIQQRPDLEASGEFVRIRVTATSLNRADLLQRRGLYPAPVGAPQDVPGLEFVGTIDQIGERVTEWQGGERVFGVVAGGGYAEQVVSHQRLVVVVPEELDDVEAAAVPEAFMVAYDALVSQAEFRSGSVVLIHAVAGGIGTAAVQLVHLLGGKSIGTAGSDEKLAEVQALAPFTGINYRKEDFLEVVVSKFGQDSVDIVLDTIGAGYWQKNLAVLRDGGRLVLLGLLGGAKAETPLAMILSKRLRLVGSTLRARPLEEKIAVTQRFAREVLPHFKTGKLKAVVDSVYPFTELHAATLRMERNENIGKIVLRLQ, encoded by the coding sequence ATGAAGTGTGCTGTAATAGAAAAATTCGGCAGAGAGGTGAACAACCTGGTAATTCAACAACGACCAGATCTGGAGGCATCGGGTGAGTTTGTTCGTATCAGGGTAACAGCTACTTCACTCAACAGGGCAGACCTTCTGCAACGTCGAGGGCTTTACCCGGCTCCCGTTGGTGCGCCGCAGGATGTTCCTGGGTTGGAATTCGTCGGTACTATCGATCAAATAGGTGAACGGGTGACCGAATGGCAGGGGGGCGAGCGCGTTTTCGGTGTGGTGGCAGGGGGAGGATACGCTGAGCAGGTTGTAAGCCATCAGCGCCTCGTGGTGGTTGTGCCAGAAGAACTGGACGATGTGGAAGCGGCGGCAGTACCCGAAGCATTTATGGTAGCCTACGATGCCCTGGTATCGCAGGCAGAGTTCAGATCTGGCAGTGTGGTCCTGATTCACGCTGTCGCTGGAGGCATAGGTACTGCGGCGGTGCAACTCGTACACCTTCTGGGAGGGAAGAGCATCGGCACTGCTGGCAGTGACGAGAAACTGGCTGAAGTGCAAGCCCTTGCTCCTTTTACCGGCATAAATTATCGCAAAGAAGATTTCCTGGAAGTAGTGGTAAGCAAATTTGGCCAGGACAGTGTTGACATTGTCCTGGACACAATAGGAGCCGGCTATTGGCAGAAGAACTTGGCAGTTCTGAGAGATGGCGGCAGGTTGGTGCTGCTGGGATTATTGGGCGGCGCTAAGGCTGAGACGCCACTGGCAATGATTCTCAGCAAACGTCTTCGCCTTGTGGGCAGCACGCTGCGGGCAAGGCCCCTGGAAGAGAAAATAGCGGTGACGCAGAGGTTTGCTCGGGAAGTTTTGCCGCACTTCAAGACAGGAAAGCTCAAAGCAGTGGTGGACTCTGTCTACCCATTTACCGAGTTGCATGCAGCCACCCTGCGCATGGAACGGAATGAAAATATCGGCAAGATTGTCCTACGCCTGCAATAG
- a CDS encoding DMT family transporter has protein sequence MKDGIAMSRTTLYLLMAAHVLLAAGTYVFGKAAAVGFPDAGSLTLARSLGAALILLVISGWLLPKPSFSRGEWLKLVGFGILLVPMNQYAFLQGLRHTVPSHPALFYALTPLGVLLLSSAVKLNLPSARTCSGVIMALAGVLCILRPWTQGEFVRQLRTGDLWVICAVLAWVVYTVAASRTCQNHDPRVVTSWSLIFGALAMIPISGRTLLTMDYNSISSEAWLGLLWLVIMTSVLMMLAWNLLLRHLTPVQVAVCTNAQPPTTVALSVFLAALGFLPGKQDLGLFFWLGMLLTLIGVFLVQASSPTVPATPR, from the coding sequence ATGAAGGACGGCATTGCCATGTCACGGACAACTCTTTACTTGCTGATGGCCGCACACGTGCTGCTCGCCGCAGGCACCTATGTATTTGGCAAAGCAGCTGCCGTGGGCTTCCCTGACGCAGGCAGCCTCACCTTGGCGAGATCTCTGGGAGCAGCCCTCATTCTCTTGGTCATCTCAGGTTGGCTGCTGCCAAAGCCCTCATTCAGCCGAGGGGAATGGCTGAAACTGGTTGGCTTCGGCATCCTCCTGGTGCCCATGAACCAGTATGCCTTCCTGCAGGGACTCCGACATACAGTTCCCAGCCATCCAGCCCTGTTCTATGCCCTGACACCTCTGGGAGTGCTGCTGCTGAGCAGTGCCGTCAAACTCAACCTGCCCTCGGCGAGAACTTGCAGTGGGGTGATAATGGCCCTTGCCGGTGTCCTCTGTATTCTCAGACCTTGGACCCAAGGAGAATTTGTCCGCCAACTCAGAACTGGTGATCTCTGGGTTATATGCGCAGTTCTCGCCTGGGTAGTCTACACAGTGGCCGCCTCCAGGACATGCCAGAACCACGATCCACGGGTTGTCACTTCCTGGAGCCTCATTTTCGGAGCCCTGGCAATGATACCCATATCAGGACGTACCCTTCTGACCATGGATTATAACTCAATCAGCAGTGAAGCCTGGCTTGGTCTCCTGTGGCTGGTGATCATGACAAGCGTGCTGATGATGCTGGCCTGGAATCTGCTGCTCCGCCACTTGACTCCGGTGCAGGTGGCTGTATGTACCAATGCCCAGCCCCCCACTACGGTCGCCCTCTCAGTTTTTCTGGCTGCTCTAGGCTTCCTGCCAGGCAAGCAGGATCTCGGTCTTTTCTTCTGGCTGGGTATGCTCCTCACCCTCATCGGGGTTTTCCTGGTGCAGGCCAGCTCACCAACTGTGCCAGCCACTCCCAGGTAA
- the radA gene encoding DNA repair protein RadA: MAKEPSTQYVCQECGFRSPKWLGRCPGCSQWNSLLEEKIDAQHPAQLLPAATVEAEPLDGRTAGQGPRRLSTGIDELDRVLGGGVVAGSVVLIGGEPGIGKSTLLLQALHGVSTGGKTLLYASGEESADQIRLRSRRVGISSPWLYVVADSLLENILGLTEKLDPDVLAIDSVQTVYSNQLESAPGSVSQVRHCASRVILEAKKANRPTFLVGHVTKEGAIAGPRVLEHMVDTVLYFEGDRGHSFRILRAIKNRYGSTNEIGVFEMSEKGLCQVMNPSELFLAERPLGVAGSAITAAIEGSRPLLVEVQALVSPSSLAIPRRTTMGVDHNRLALLLAVLEKKVGYSLAQQDIFVNAAGGVRVDEPAVDLAIAAAVASSFLEKPIDPGTVVLGEIGLTGEVRGVSRVAIRVKEAARLGFSRCLVPRGSAEGLQDVADMEIRGTASLHDALRELFDEESPPDY; the protein is encoded by the coding sequence ATGGCTAAAGAACCAAGTACACAATATGTTTGTCAGGAATGTGGTTTTCGCAGCCCGAAATGGCTGGGTCGCTGTCCAGGCTGCAGTCAATGGAATTCTTTGCTGGAAGAAAAAATTGACGCCCAACATCCTGCACAGCTGTTGCCAGCAGCCACTGTAGAGGCAGAGCCTCTCGACGGCAGAACTGCCGGTCAGGGACCTCGGCGTTTGTCAACTGGCATTGACGAACTCGACCGGGTGCTGGGCGGTGGAGTTGTGGCTGGTTCGGTAGTGCTCATTGGCGGCGAGCCCGGCATCGGCAAGTCTACTCTGCTGCTGCAAGCCTTGCATGGTGTTTCTACGGGGGGGAAAACACTGCTCTATGCCTCCGGGGAGGAGTCAGCCGATCAGATCAGGCTGCGTTCGAGGCGGGTGGGTATCAGTTCTCCATGGCTTTACGTGGTGGCAGATTCTTTGCTGGAAAATATTCTGGGCCTCACGGAAAAACTCGATCCTGACGTCCTTGCCATTGATTCAGTACAAACAGTCTATAGCAACCAGCTGGAATCTGCTCCCGGAAGTGTGAGTCAGGTTCGCCACTGCGCCAGCCGAGTGATTCTGGAGGCCAAGAAGGCAAACCGTCCAACTTTCCTCGTGGGGCATGTGACTAAGGAAGGTGCCATTGCAGGACCACGGGTACTGGAACACATGGTGGATACGGTTCTCTATTTCGAAGGCGACAGGGGGCACAGCTTCCGCATCCTGCGAGCTATAAAAAATCGCTATGGATCCACCAATGAGATTGGTGTTTTCGAGATGAGTGAAAAAGGGTTGTGCCAGGTAATGAATCCATCTGAACTCTTTCTTGCTGAAAGACCGCTTGGTGTTGCCGGCTCTGCAATTACAGCAGCAATTGAGGGCAGCAGACCACTGCTGGTGGAGGTGCAGGCACTGGTGAGCCCTTCAAGTCTGGCCATTCCGCGCCGCACCACTATGGGAGTTGACCATAACAGGCTGGCCTTGCTGCTGGCGGTCCTGGAAAAGAAGGTAGGCTACTCGCTGGCCCAGCAAGATATTTTCGTGAATGCTGCTGGAGGAGTGAGGGTGGATGAGCCAGCGGTGGATCTGGCCATTGCCGCGGCAGTGGCTTCGAGCTTTCTTGAAAAACCCATAGACCCTGGGACGGTTGTCCTGGGTGAGATTGGTTTGACAGGAGAAGTACGGGGCGTCAGCCGGGTTGCCATCAGGGTGAAGGAGGCTGCCAGATTGGGGTTTAGCCGCTGCCTTGTTCCCAGAGGTAGCGCGGAAGGCTTGCAGGATGTTGCCGATATGGAAATTCGGGGGACTGCTTCGCTGCACGATGCCTTGAGGGAGTTGTTCGATGAAGAGAGTCCGCCTGACTATTGA